CACTCGTACACCTGCGGCCCGTCGACAAGCGCGCGGTCCCACGCGCTCACGGCGATCTCGCGCTGGTATTTCGGTTCGGGGCGCGTCATGTCCGGCGCCTTCAGTGGCAGCAGTTCCTCGACGGAAAAACCGAGCGCGATGCACGCGGCGCGGTTCGCCCACACGATCGCCTTGGTATGCGCGTCATGCAGCAGCACGCAGGTCGTCAGCGCGTCGAGCAGCCGGTGGAAATCGTCTTCGTCGGGGAAACTCATGATCGGCTTCGGATGACGCCGCGCGGCATCGCGCGACCGGAAACCCAACATAGCACCGGCGCGCGCCGCCCGCATCTGAAGATTTCTTTAGTGCGGCACGGAACGTCACCAGTCGCACGGCCTTTCGTCCCAATTGCTGCGTGTTTTCGGCGTTTCTAGACTGGTTGCAATGTCATGCGATGCGCATGCGACCCAAGCAATCGAACCCCATTCGCCCCCCAGGAGACAGCCATGCCCCACGCCGCCCTCGCCCTCGACACCGCACCGAGTGCTCCCCACGCGGCCAGCGAACCGGCCGCCCGGCTGTCGCCGCTCGACGCCGTGATCGAGACCGTCGCCGCGCGCCGCGAAGAATTCGACCGCCTGTCGCACGTGCCGCGCGACGTGATCGCGCTGTTCAAGCAGGCCGGCATCTATCGCGCGGGCACCCCGCGCCGTTTCGGCGGCGATGCGCTCGCGCCGACCGCGTTCCTCGACATGATCGAACGGATCGCGACCGCCGACGGCTCGGCCGCGTGGGTCGCGAGCTTCGGCTCCGCGAACGTGTATCTGGCCGCGCTGCCGCTCGAGACCCAGGCCGAGTTGTACGCGAGCGGCCCCGACCAGGTGTTCGCGGGCGGCCTGTTTCCCGTGCAGCCGGCCCAGCCCGCGCCGGGCGGCTGGCGCGTGAACGGTACGTGGAAATTCGCGAGCGGCTGCAAGGGCGCCGACTGGCTCGGCGTCGGCATCGCCGTGCCGGGCGCGCAGGACGCCGCGCCGAACAAGCCGCGCACGGCCGTGTTCCGCGCCGACCAGGTCGAGATCGTCGAGAACTGGAACGTGGTCGGCATGCAGGGCACCGGCAGCCACGACCTGCGCGTCGACGATCGCTTCGTGCCCGAAGCGTGGACCTTCGTGCGCGGCGGCGAGCCGACCGTCGACGAGCCGCTGTACCGCTATCCGACCGTCGCGTATGCGGCTCAGGTGCTGGCCGTCGTGAACCTCGGCCTCGCGCGCGCGGCGCTCGACGTCGTGAACCGGATGTCGGGCGGCCGGCAGACGACGACCGGTGCACCGCGCCTCGCCGATCGCGCGTACTACCGCATCGAACTCGCGAAGGCCGAAGCGCAGCTGCGCTCGGCACGCGCGTTCTTCTACGACGCAACCGACGGCGTGTGGCAATCGATCCTCGCCGGCAACCCGGTGACGCCCGACCAGGTCAGCCTGCTGCGGCTCGCGGCCACGCAGATCGCACGCGAAGGCGCGAGCGTCGTCGAACGCGCGTACCGCCTCGGCGGCACGGCGGCGATCTATCGCACGCACCCGCTGCAGCGGCTGCTGCGCGATGCGATGGTCGTCACGCAGCACGCATTTCTCGGCGAAGGCAACTTCGACGGCGCCGGCGCGGTGTTCACCGGCGTCACGCCGTTTCCCGGCTATCTGTAACCTGCGCCTGACCGGCGCTGTTTTTCTGAACGTGCATGACGCCGATGCCGAAGCGCTCTCGCCTGCCGGCTCGTGCACTCAACCGATTCTTCTGGAGAACCCACGATGTCCGATTCGAATCCGCTGCCGCTGCGCGTCCTGTTCTGCTGTGGCGTGTCGCAAAACTTCTTCGACCTGCCGCGCGAAAAGATCGGCGAAGTGTGGCAGGCGTACGGCGCGATGCTGGCTGCCGTCGAAGCGATGCCCGGCGTGCGCGTGCTCGGCGTAATGGATGACGACCGTCTCGTGGTCGGCCAGGCCGACGGCGCGCCGTGGACCTTCTACATCATGGCCGACGTCGCCGACTTCGACACGACGGTCGCCGTGTGCAACCTGTATCGCACGACGCCGGTCGGCGAATACAACCTGTGGCGCTACGGCAAGATCGAAGCGCGCGTCGGCCGTGCGCTGACCGTGCCGCCGGCCGCGAAGCCCGCGGCGTGAGGCGCGCGATGACCGACCTGTCTCCCGGCCTGATCGACACGCTCGCGCAGCGCCTGGCGGCGCTCGACGCCGAACGCGCGGTGCGCGCGACGATCACGCGCTACATGGCGCTGTGCGACGTGCCCGAGGATGCCGGCGACGGCCCGTCGCTCGCCGGGCTGTTCACGCCCGATGCCGTGTGGGAAGGCATCGGCCCGCAGTATGCGCACAAGTTCGGCCGTCTCGAAGGCACGGCCGCGATCGTCGCGATGCTGGGCCGCTACCTGCCGCCCGATCCGCACTTCTCGGCGAACCTGCACTTCCTGACGTCGGAGTCGATCGAGATCGGCGCCGGCAACGCGAGCGCGCGGGGCCGCTGGATCATGCTGCAGGCGTCGCGCTACGCGGACGGCTCGGCCGAACTGATCGCCGCACGGCTGACCGTCGATTTCGCACCGGCTGGCGATGGTTCGACCTGGCTGATCCATCATTTCCGCACCGAGCGCGTGCTCGACGGCCCCTGGCCGCTCGCCGCCGCGCCACGGTCCTGACGCTTTCCAACGCTTGCCCACGATACCGACCATGACAGGCTTCATCGACACCTTCACGCTCGGCGGCCCCGGCCCCACGATCGCGATCAAGGACACGATCGACATCGCAGGCTATCCGACCCGCGCGGCGAGCCGGGCGCTCGCCGATGCACCGCCGGCCACTCGGCACGCGGACGTGGTCCGCCTGCTTCTCGACGCGGGCTGGCAGATCGCCGGCAAGGCGAACATGCACGAGCTCGCGTTCGGCATGACCGGCATCAACGACTACACTGGCACGCCCGTCAATCCGCAGGACGCGACGCGCATTCCGGGCGGCTCGTCGAGCGGTTCCGCTTCGCTCGTCGGGCTCGGTACCGTCGATGCTGCGCTCGGCACCGATACCGGTGGCTCGATCCGCGGGCCGGCCGCCTGCTGCGGCGTGGCCGGGCTGAAACCGACGTTCGGCCGCGTGTCGCGGCGCGGCGTCTCGCCCATCGAGACGACGCTCGATTGCGTCGGGCCGTTCGCACGCGATATCCGCACGCTGGTTGCGGTGATGGCCGCGATCGCGCCGGGCTTCGATCGTGTGCAAGCCGCGGCCTCTGCCGCAGGCTGCACGGTTGCGCACATCACGGTCGATGCCGATCCGGCAATCGCTGCCGCGCTCGACGCGGCCGTGCGCGCATCGGGCCTGCGTTCGCACGCGGTCGTGCTCGACGAAATGCCGGCGTCGTTCGCGGCGGGGCTCACCGTGATCAATGCGGAAACGTCGCGCGCGTTCGGCCATCTGGTCGCGACCGGCAAACTTGGCGCCGACCTCGATGCGCGATTGCGTGCGGCCGCAACGACCACGCCTGCGGCATTGAAAGAAGCCGAAGCCGTGCGCACACGCTTCACCGCACAAGTCGATGCCGCGCTTGAACACGCGGACGTGCTCGTATTGCCGACGCTGCCCGCGCTGCCGATCACGCTGCAGCAGGCGCGCGACGGCGTATCGGTGATCGCGATGTCGTCGCTGATCCGACCGTTCAACCTGAGCGGACATCCGGCGCTCAGCCTGCCGTTGCCGCTGGCCGGTTCGCCGCTGAAGGCCGGCCTGCAGATCGTCGGGCGCAAGGGCGCGGACGAGCAGGTCTGCGCGATCGCGGCACACTTCGAAGCGGCACTTGCCGCATGAACCACGATGCGGGCGCGGCTGTATCCAGCACGCGCTCGCGAACCAGGGAATCACGCACCATGTCAGACCGAGTCGTCCTCGTCACCGGCGCCGCGCGCGGGCTCGGCGCCGTCATCGCCGAACGTTTTCATGCGGCCGGCTACCGCGTCGCGCTGGCCGATATCGCGGCCGACGCCATCCAGGCGCATGCACGCGAACTCGACCCTAGCGGAGAGCGCGCGATCGCGCTGCCGCTCGACGTCACGTCCAAACGCGATTTCGAAGCCGCGCGCGATGCGCTCGTCGCGCGCTGGGGCACGATCGACGTGCTCGTGAACAACGCGGGTGCATCGAAGGTCGTGCCTGCGATGGAGATCACGGCCGAGCAGTTCGACCAGGTGATCGACGTGAACCTGCGCAGCGTGCTGTTCGGCTGCCAGGTGTTCGGCCAGTACTTCGCGACGCGCGGCGCGGGCCGTATCGTCAACATCGCGTCGCTCGCCGGGCAGAACGGCGGCTCGGCGACGGGCGCGCATT
This window of the Burkholderia lata genome carries:
- a CDS encoding acyl-CoA dehydrogenase family protein produces the protein MPHAALALDTAPSAPHAASEPAARLSPLDAVIETVAARREEFDRLSHVPRDVIALFKQAGIYRAGTPRRFGGDALAPTAFLDMIERIATADGSAAWVASFGSANVYLAALPLETQAELYASGPDQVFAGGLFPVQPAQPAPGGWRVNGTWKFASGCKGADWLGVGIAVPGAQDAAPNKPRTAVFRADQVEIVENWNVVGMQGTGSHDLRVDDRFVPEAWTFVRGGEPTVDEPLYRYPTVAYAAQVLAVVNLGLARAALDVVNRMSGGRQTTTGAPRLADRAYYRIELAKAEAQLRSARAFFYDATDGVWQSILAGNPVTPDQVSLLRLAATQIAREGASVVERAYRLGGTAAIYRTHPLQRLLRDAMVVTQHAFLGEGNFDGAGAVFTGVTPFPGYL
- a CDS encoding amidase; the protein is MTGFIDTFTLGGPGPTIAIKDTIDIAGYPTRAASRALADAPPATRHADVVRLLLDAGWQIAGKANMHELAFGMTGINDYTGTPVNPQDATRIPGGSSSGSASLVGLGTVDAALGTDTGGSIRGPAACCGVAGLKPTFGRVSRRGVSPIETTLDCVGPFARDIRTLVAVMAAIAPGFDRVQAAASAAGCTVAHITVDADPAIAAALDAAVRASGLRSHAVVLDEMPASFAAGLTVINAETSRAFGHLVATGKLGADLDARLRAAATTTPAALKEAEAVRTRFTAQVDAALEHADVLVLPTLPALPITLQQARDGVSVIAMSSLIRPFNLSGHPALSLPLPLAGSPLKAGLQIVGRKGADEQVCAIAAHFEAALAA
- a CDS encoding nuclear transport factor 2 family protein, whose product is MTDLSPGLIDTLAQRLAALDAERAVRATITRYMALCDVPEDAGDGPSLAGLFTPDAVWEGIGPQYAHKFGRLEGTAAIVAMLGRYLPPDPHFSANLHFLTSESIEIGAGNASARGRWIMLQASRYADGSAELIAARLTVDFAPAGDGSTWLIHHFRTERVLDGPWPLAAAPRS
- a CDS encoding SDR family NAD(P)-dependent oxidoreductase gives rise to the protein MSDRVVLVTGAARGLGAVIAERFHAAGYRVALADIAADAIQAHARELDPSGERAIALPLDVTSKRDFEAARDALVARWGTIDVLVNNAGASKVVPAMEITAEQFDQVIDVNLRSVLFGCQVFGQYFATRGAGRIVNIASLAGQNGGSATGAHYAAAKGGTLTLTKVFARDLAAQGVTVNAISPGPLDLPIVYESVAPEKLRQVLASLPGGKLGSAGFVADAAVLLASGDAHFANGACWDINGGLYMR